The genomic interval CACACCTGTCTATGCCTGTGTGGCCTGTGGTCAGCACTTTGACACCAAAGAGTCATGGAGGACACACATGGACTCAAAGGTTtccatttttaaactttaaactttagACTGTGTGCATAATGCATTTTTCACGTTAAAGATAAAGTTTTAACAGGGACAGGACCCAGACTGCGGTCAGGCtattaaaaatcatttatttattatccgaTTATTGATGAcctagaatttttatttttttttaaaggatgtCGTACATTGTTCGGATGAGAATGGCCGACTTTGTTTGGGCTCATCCTCTTCCTGTTTGCGTAGGTCTGGAGTGTGAAAAGCTGTATTGTGCATTTCTTCACAGGGTTGTATAGGACATCATGGCCTCTGACCTAAAGCTGTTGTGATTGTTTTTGCAGTTGTCCTCCTCAGATGCCAGGGGCCATGTCAGCTCTCAGACCTGCCAGCTGATTGTGTGCTTTGCTTGTCCTGCCTGCTACCTCCTCTTCAATATCAGAGACGAGTGTCTCCAGCATATGGCAGCCAGAAACCACTTCACTCAGTCCATCTCTCTAAGTGGTCAGTGATGATTCTGTACTCTGTAAAAGCTACTCAATACATGATGCTGTATAAATCCATTCTGCTGAACTGTATATTGAGAGTGaggctgaatgatttggggaaTGTCTaattaaggatttttttttaaccaaaattGCATTAATCGCATTAATTTTCTTTACGTTACGCTCCGGGTCTGTATTGATGGTCTACATAGTATCAGACATTTATTAACCATAATTACAAACCAGATTTAAGATACAAGACGCAAGATTCTTTGTCATTGCATGGGGTACAACGAAATTGGGTAGCAATCCTAATGgtgcataaacaaacaaacaaaaaaaagattcaactaggaataaagcaaaaatatatgctattgtaaaatatgaaatgcaaGATATTGAAAGAAAAGACTACATAATTTAAAGTTATTAAAAAGTTAAATGAAAGTTTAGCTATAAAACtatttaaattgcaattataAATAAGATAAAGTGTGGATATAAAAGAATGTAGCATCTATGGTATTGCAAATGAGGATATTGCACAGTAGTGTCTTGTTCCTACATGAAAAAATTCAAGTAAAATTACTTTTACAACCGAAACAGCTTAATCAACCATAAATAAAACTAGTTATGAGGAAtcaatgaaaatggaaaatgataTAATTACCTATTTGAAAATCTGAATGAAAGAAGCCTTAAACGATAGAGACTTCGAAGTGTTTATAACAGTTAATAAGCTGATCCTGTGGAAACAGTGGGACAGTGTACAAAACTGCACATAATGCAAAAGGAATGCCAGACTGTGACTATCAGTTGTGGCTCTGTTGCTGCCATGATATTaagttgcttctgattggtcaaacttCTATACAGGCAGTTTATGCTTATATTTTAATGGGGTCTGTACTCTAAATAGTTTATAACACCACAATAATGATACATGGATAATGCTCATTCTGGGCCAAAGCCAATATCCAGTATTTTTCATATACACTTCATATACTGCTGATGCTGTTTCATCTCATGAATATTccccagtgaaacaggaagtcATGGCTGACCATTTAAGCGTTTCTAATCGCTTGTGTgaactttaaaacataaaatacgaATAGGAATATACTTCAGTTAGATTTCACTCTTGAGAATTTCTATGGGTGCCAACAATTTTGGCATATATCaatttaagatttttatttcatgacaagatgtagtttttttcctttatcaTTACACCTTAAATAAAGGTTAAGGATAATCTAAAggataagtaataaataaagtttgtttgtttatttatttatataatggtacatatcatggaaaatcaTATTTCCCAAATTTCCCtaattgttaaagtttcaaattgTACCGTTCACTTCCCAGTCTGTGAAGTccgtatatggaaactaagctgcaataACAACCCTTGTGGAGTTCATTTTGAACTTATATTGATGTTCTACATAGCGTTTCAGCTCTCAGTGCTTTTGAATGAGGTCAAAATACTGTACAAGGCAGCCaaccagaacagagcttatttacacaGAGTCTGTTTaataagggatgaagagagattGAAAACTGGACAagtgaaaatgaattacaactgtacataaaaatattttggtgcataaaactctgtccctgcattttattttagggaaaaaaacaaaatacagaaaagggcAAATAAAATTCTGATACTGTTACGGTTCCGACATCATTGTGCGTTGCTAgttcttattattaataatgatccTAAGAAAAACTTAAAATTGCATCTCTtgcgatttaaaaaaaaaaaaaaaaaaaaaacctcctttaTTCAAATCGTGATTTTTAATATGTGTTAAATTGTTGAGCCCTAATAGAGAGaataaatgaacatttacagttttcagAGCCAACATGTGCCctcattttctaaatatttttggCAGATGTGAAATCATCAGCAGTGCCGATTCCAGTTCCACGATATGTAAAGGCCCGGCTCATAGCTTTATGTAAGGATGTTGCCTTCAATGTCAAATGCACAGCTTGTTCAAAGGTGCTTACCTCGCACATGGAAGCCAAGGCACACTTTAagcaagtcatttttattttattaatattaattttaatatgtATATTCAGGTTTACATTTAATTCACAAACtaaatgtttactttttctGCTCCCAGTGTGCACTGCAGACATGGCTGTGCTATTGCTGAAGCTGATCAAACTGTGACTCAGATCATGAAGCAAATGACAGTTTTGGGCCAGTGCTCCTCCTGCGCCAAAACCTTCCTCCGCCGGAGGCTGATAGAGGAGCATAGAGTGCAGACGCAGCACGAGGTGGAGATGATTGGCAGTATGGAGAAAGCGCTTTTGTGCTACAGCAACTACTGTGAAATCCGACACGGCGTCAAGGACGCCAGCAGTCACCTTTCTAAACGTGTTGGTGCAACCGAAGATTCATCACATCGAGATAGGAGAGGGAAAAACGAGTCTCCTGCCAAGCGTCAGAGGCTCTCTGGCTCAAGTTCTCAAGCGGACTGCGAGAGGACTTTAAACCTTGCCTGGTTCTGTGAGTGTGGCCTGCGGTTCCTGGAGGAGGATCAGACCAACAAGCATCTTCTAGCAGCCAATCAAATCTTCCACAAGTGTGCCGTCTGTGGCAAGCTGATGAGCGAGTCGTCCGTTGCTCGTTTGCACATGAGCAGATTTCACGGCGGCGCTCATCTGTCCAATTTCCTGTTCTTCTGCAGGCTGTGCAAAATAGAAATGCCGAGGATGGAAGATATCCTGTCTCACGTTGGGGTTGCCCACCAGGGTCATAGGTATTATGAAGAAAGAGAGGATGCAGTAGAAAAGATCTCAGCCGGTCCTTCCCCGAAACCATCCACTAGCGCTGCAGAGAGCAGGCCGATTGTTAATTCTCATGTTCGCCCTCGGAAACGTGAGGAACGGTGGCTGTGCCGAATGTGTGAGGACCTGTTTGACTCCGAAGCAGTGGTCCAcaagcactgcagtgatgtaaaCAGCCACAGCTTCCAGCGGTTTGCTTGCGGCCACTGCCCCCAAAAGTTTTTCAAAGAGTCCACTCTCCGCCGGCACTGTGCCAACGAGCATGACGGCCAGCTGCTCCTTCGCTACTTTTGTGGACTCTGCGACAGCATGCTGTATGAGTCCGAGCAGGAGTTTCAGGAGCACTACGTTAGTCTGCACAGCAAGGATTACTACTGCTTGGACAAGATGGAGAATGGATCTGATCCGATCCCGGATAGCTCTGTGGAGATGCCAACGACAAGCAAAAGCGTTGCCCAGCTCTGTCCCTGCATGAGCTTCCAAAAAGGCAATGATGAGAAAAAGTCCACTTTCACAAGGTGCATGAAGCAGCTGGCCAGCGAAGACAAATGCATTTATGTCTGTCATCGATGCACGGTGAAGGTCTGTTCCTACGCTGAGATGAAAACACACATGTACTTGAAGCACAAGGCCCCGGGAAAGGACAAGAGCTTTGACGTTGTCTGCATGTCATGCTCCAAGAGCCACAGGGATGTTCCCAGTTTCCACTCGCACTACCATGAGCATCACTGCTTACTGGAGCCCTGTGTGTCCTCTAGAACCAATGGCACAGAGAAGGTGGTCACCCTGCCCAAGGTTATGAAGGCAGAGGAAATCTCTGACAGGAACGGTGAGTCTCGACAGTCTCTCGATTAAAGAGTTAAAGGCCGTTATGTTAGAGGAGTTTAAAATAGAATCATGGCCGTGTAAAAACATGACTTTACTTTTACATAGTGACATgcagaatgaaaacaaaacctcaaTTACCTTTTCACATCACTTGACCTCTTCACTAAAAAACAATGCGTGAAGTTTTGCCTTAAAAAGAAATTCTGAATTGGTGTCAGAATTGAGTACAAGCCATCTTGAAATGTGATGAGTGAACAGGTTTTATGGTTTCCACtgtagggctgaacaatttggggaaattatttaattatgatttttcAGACCAACATTGTGATGGTTATCTAATGAAGCAGTAAGCCACGAGAGGCCGTGcattactgcgattttatcacagggaggGGTGTTCTTAGGCACGACGCGAAGCgtctcaagtggcttattgcttttttaaaaatgggccAACGTAACCTATGATAAAACACacactttttcagaaaataatttatttttaataataaaaaaaacaaaaaaagtattcTGCCAAGCACATGGTGTCGTTGCCGAGTAGTCGTGAgccgctgaatgaggagaacattcGGTTACCCAAAGTGATTCTAcatatatagcaccagaaagtgTTCTACTATTGCAATGTTGcaagaatccttttcaaaaaggttctatatagcaccatctacagcacgtttttcatcaatctgaagaaccttttcacaatgCGAAGAAAACTTTAATTACACAAAgtgctctttgagtgttcatggttctatatagagccattgtctttactaaagaacccttgaagaaccataattttaaaGTGTGTGCTTTAATACCTCATTTATTGTACCAAACATATATTAGACAATTCTAGTAGCAGAGCTGGTTAAACAGCCTCTGTTGAGAGCAGATATCATGCCTACAAAATGCAACTTCTGTGGTGCAGCATGCATTTTAGGATCCTGACACCAGAGCGTCAGGCTTTAGAAATACAAACGGCTTTTGTCCTGGGAAAAAAACACGACTCTGCTCTCATTTATCAGGCGAAACGGGTTGTTTCAAATGGCTTCACGGAAGAAGGCAAAGGGCAAAGCTGAGCAGCCACAAGCTCAGAGTAAAGCTTGACAATCACTGGATGAAATGTTCCGGTTTAAGTGTGAAACAGGTTATTTTCCAAATTGTTACCTGAGTAAGAGGACCCTGAGGACATTCCTAGCTGGGGCACATCTAATCTGTCAACTGGGCAGTGCCAGAGAGTGCAGTTGATTGGTCAGGTTAGTTTATCTTGCCTGTGAAAGCtcacaaaaaccaaacaaagagtGAATAAAATATCGCATTCTGAAGAATTGCATTTGGTGTGCGATGTATCACTTGTACACGTTCACATGTAATTTATAGATGTCTAAACAAATTGCACAAATCACGCTTTGTGTAAACCTTTAGACTTTTTTCTACTGTTTATAAAACCAAGAACTTGCATTAGTTGTGCTGTAGCATCACAGAATTAAATGTCTTATGAGGTGACTGTTGACAACTTATTGATTATTCAGattatttttcttcttattcCAGCTGAGGAGTTTCAGGAGGTAAAGAGTGCCATTGCTTCAAGCATTGATGTTTCTAAAGAAGACCCTGAGGATTGCAAAGGTAACCATGGTAAATCTGACATGAGtttacaagattttttttttctttcaattttcaTAGATTTTTCAGAATTGAAAGATGTGAATAAAGttatccagagtggtttgatgtgaaatgtttcactgtGCAGAAACTAACCAACTCATGCGTGGTGTTGATTAACGGTGAAAGagtagttttctttggggactgttttgcctctcAACATTCTccatatacagtgggttgcaaaagtattcagcccccttgaacttttcaaccttttgccacatttcaggcttcaaacataaagatatgaaattgacattttttgtgaagagtcaacaacaagtgggacacaatcgtgaagtggaacgaaatttgttggatattttaaactttttttagaaataaaaaactgaaaagtggggcgtgcaaaaagtgcaaaaagtactaaaagattaattatggctctgatgtcctgttatcatgtttgtaacaagactcgcttcatgaactcattttaagtgaaaatcctccagcgtctctcttggtaaaccagtcttttaatagaaggtcattaattagtgacgctgacgtctattaaaatgatcataagcacaaaacactgaaggtaaacagtttccatcagggagaaccgagtggctctgaaatcactttttacagacaagcaaagtttcagtttaagatttatttacaacttagttccaagtttaagttggctttaaactcaggatcacaaatgagctcctttactatgttgatctgtaggtctctgttcataaacataaaccagcccaaactaatttactataaaatgaaatggtgtttgtataaattcagaaaaaagccgcgtcagtcacgactgcatatgtggacatatttctatattttggtctatttacacaaagttaggttagttcatcgtttatgttgaatagactcccaaaactttacgctgctgcgctgatgttgaaccgtgtgctgcactgggtcggtatgaccaacaggtcaaaacaagctcaaaacaaagtgaccgctgtgccctgattggtgttcttgctttgtgcttctttcattttgacatgttacgtttttatacacacagaaaccaaaaggaacaacagatttcacaaaatgtaggaggaaaaagtcagagatttgactttgaaatgtagtggagtcgcccaaaatggaaaaacttcagtaaagtaaagatacaagaaaaaaaactaattacatttacttagttactaacCACCACTGGGAAATACAGGGTGAGACAAAAATCACAGGACacgattttattttattttatttttttattctgtcacaagcctccacgatgcggtgctgaaggtggtgtttgttgcagattttctcagcatacacaacttgtttgagatgaccccagagataaaagtcgataataaaatataaaataaaataaaacatgtcctgtgtcttttgactcaccctgtacttATAAAAGACTTTTATCTCCTGAAGATGACTTTGATGAGGAGGTGAAACTGGCCTTGGCTTTAAGTGCAGAGGAGGCGAAGAAGCCAACAGAATTTGATCGAGGTGAGTCAGACTGCCTACGTTCTTAATTGCCTAATCAGTCCTGAATGTTTATGGTGagaattttcattcattaacttttttgttttactagCTTTGCATGCATGAAAAGTGATACCAGTATAGGTATGTTGAATCAGCTTGTTAAACTCACGATGGGCTGTTGGGGGGATAAACAGCGGTTTGGGTGATGAACACTTTCAGGTAGTCTACATGGTTCAGTGTTGAAGTCTTTCTGTTTAACGGCACTGGTGTGACCACAGACGTAGCACACTGTAATGTTTTGTAGTGAAAGGCAGTGTTTAACCCCTTCACCAAAGAGCTTACAGTCATGTGCAGAAGTTTAAACCCTCTCAGCCAAATTTCGCATTATAGTtaatttaagtgaaaatatggctttgttcacacagcaggtaaaagtggcccaaatccgatcttctTCTTCATATGTGAtacagatgtgtgtttgtgcgtcaCTGTGAAcggataaacacactgaatctgacattttcaattccgatttgagacccttttatatgtggtactgaaatccgatccatATCCGATCTGTGGAAGTGCGACtgagtctgaacagccagatcggaattcatgcgacttttacgtaaaTCCAACTCGATGTTCATCATAATTTTGCGCTGCTGAGCCTCAGAAAcgtttaggctgatgtttctgtaccaaaaaaatgaaaatagaaaaatagaagaGACTCGTTtttgaagagattttgaaaggAATGGCCCGA from Pygocentrus nattereri isolate fPygNat1 chromosome 5, fPygNat1.pri, whole genome shotgun sequence carries:
- the znf451 gene encoding E3 SUMO-protein ligase ZNF451 isoform X1, with protein sequence MSTSGDIEDEEDDVEFVSEGPLRPVLECIDLLSDGEDDAGVCTIEDQVDKQKAHAASTLDRLARQVAAEKQERAEKCKAFKEKMISLQAHGRQELAVSHCSGGESNDAKRCVDIWLKMPGLKPGVLHTGTSWRRRSALASSFKSSPQTCPVVNCGRVYDNVPLLEGHLKRFDHSPCDPTIMLKGHSTPVYACVACGQHFDTKESWRTHMDSKLSSSDARGHVSSQTCQLIVCFACPACYLLFNIRDECLQHMAARNHFTQSISLSDVKSSAVPIPVPRYVKARLIALCKDVAFNVKCTACSKVLTSHMEAKAHFNVHCRHGCAIAEADQTVTQIMKQMTVLGQCSSCAKTFLRRRLIEEHRVQTQHEVEMIGSMEKALLCYSNYCEIRHGVKDASSHLSKRVGATEDSSHRDRRGKNESPAKRQRLSGSSSQADCERTLNLAWFCECGLRFLEEDQTNKHLLAANQIFHKCAVCGKLMSESSVARLHMSRFHGGAHLSNFLFFCRLCKIEMPRMEDILSHVGVAHQGHRYYEEREDAVEKISAGPSPKPSTSAAESRPIVNSHVRPRKREERWLCRMCEDLFDSEAVVHKHCSDVNSHSFQRFACGHCPQKFFKESTLRRHCANEHDGQLLLRYFCGLCDSMLYESEQEFQEHYVSLHSKDYYCLDKMENGSDPIPDSSVEMPTTSKSVAQLCPCMSFQKGNDEKKSTFTRCMKQLASEDKCIYVCHRCTVKVCSYAEMKTHMYLKHKAPGKDKSFDVVCMSCSKSHRDVPSFHSHYHEHHCLLEPCVSSRTNGTEKVVTLPKVMKAEEISDRNAEEFQEVKSAIASSIDVSKEDPEDCKGNHDDFDEEVKLALALSAEEAKKPTEFDRDMEEALKRSLQDF
- the znf451 gene encoding E3 SUMO-protein ligase ZNF451 isoform X3, translating into MSTSGDIEDEEDDVEFVSEGPLRPVLECIDLLSDGEDDAGVCTIEDQVDKQKAHAASTLDRLARQVAAEKQERAEKCKAFKEKMISLQAHGRQELAVSHCSGGESNDAKRCVDIWLKMPGLKPGVLHTGTSWRRRSALASSFKSSPQTCPVVNCGRVYDNVPLLEGHLKRFDHSPCDPTIMLKGHSTPVYACVACGQHFDTKESWRTHMDSKLSSSDARGHVSSQTCQLIVCFACPACYLLFNIRDECLQHMAARNHFTQSISLSDVKSSAVPIPVPRYVKARLIALCKDVAFNVKCTACSKVLTSHMEAKAHFNVHCRHGCAIAEADQTVTQIMKQMTVLGQCSSCAKTFLRRRLIEEHRVQTQHEVEMIGSMEKALLCYSNYCEIRHGVKDASSHLSKRVGATEDSSHRDRRGKNESPAKRQRLSGSSSQADCERTLNLAWFCECGLRFLEEDQTNKHLLAANQIFHKCAVCGKLMSESSVARLHMSRFHGGAHLSNFLFFCRLCKIEMPRMEDILSHVGVAHQGHRYYEEREDAVEKISAGPSPKPSTSAAESRPIVNSHVRPRKREERWLCRMCEDLFDSEAVVHKHCSDVNSHSFQRFACGHCPQKFFKESTLRRHCANEHDGQLLLRYFCGLCDSMLYESEQEFQEHYVSLHSKDYYCLDKMENGSDPIPDSSVEMPTTSKSVAQLCPCMSFQKGNDEKKSTFTRCMKQLASEDKCIYVCHRCTVKVCSYAEMKTHMYLKHKAPGKDKSFDVVCMSCSKSHRDVPSFHSHYHEHHCLLEPCVSSRTNGTEKVVTLPKVMKAEEISDRNAEEFQEVKSAIASSIDVSKEDPEDCKGNHDDFDEEVKLALALSAEEAKKPTEFDRALHA
- the znf451 gene encoding E3 SUMO-protein ligase ZNF451 isoform X2, yielding MSTSGDIEDEEDDVEFVSEGPLRPVLECIDLLSDGEDDAGVCTIEDQVDKQKAHAASTLDRLARQVAAEKQERAEKCKAFKEKMISLQAHGRQELAVSHCSGGESNDAKRCVDIWLKMPGLKPGVLHTGTSWRRRSALASSFKSSPQTCPVVNCGRVYDNVPLLEGHLKRFDHSPCDPTIMLKGHSTPVYACVACGQHFDTKESWRTHMDSKLSSSDARGHVSSQTCQLIVCFACPACYLLFNIRDECLQHMAARNHFTQSISLSDVKSSAVPIPVPRYVKARLIALCKDVAFNVKCTACSKVLTSHMEAKAHFNVHCRHGCAIAEADQTVTQIMKQMTVLGQCSSCAKTFLRRRLIEEHRVQTQHEVEMIGSMEKALLCYSNYCEIRHGVKDASSHLSKRVGATEDSSHRDRRGKNESPAKRQRLSGSSSQADCERTLNLAWFCECGLRFLEEDQTNKHLLAANQIFHKCAVCGKLMSESSVARLHMSRFHGGAHLSNFLFFCRLCKIEMPRMEDILSHVGVAHQGHRYYEEREDAVEKISAGPSPKPSTSAAESRPIVNSHVRPRKREERWLCRMCEDLFDSEAVVHKHCSDVNSHSFQRFACGHCPQKFFKESTLRRHCANEHDGQLLLRYFCGLCDSMLYESEQEFQEHYVSLHSKDYYCLDKMENGSDPIPDSSVEMPTTSKSVAQLCPCMSFQKGNDEKKSTFTRCMKQLASEDKCIYVCHRCTVKVCSYAEMKTHMYLKHKAPGKDKSFDVVCMSCSKSHRDVPSFHSHYHEHHCLLEPCVSSRTNGTEKVVTLPKVMKAEEISDRNAEEFQEVKSAIASSIDVSKEDPEDCKDDFDEEVKLALALSAEEAKKPTEFDRDMEEALKRSLQDF